The Pyrus communis chromosome 5, drPyrComm1.1, whole genome shotgun sequence region CCGCTCCGTTGTAGGTATGTGTGGCAAGCGAATAGCCAGCCAAGTCCAAGCGCTGTTTGCTTCGTTTCTGATTTCTGTTGAGAGGGACAACCGACCGTTGCATTTCATGATTCCATAGCCACCAAAAAGATAAGTCTCTCTTCCGATTCTTCCAGACACTGACACGTGGAATTACTCCTTCCAGCATATCTTTTTCCTTTCTCAAATGCAATCGTTTTCTCACTTTTTATTATATACCTTCAAaagttccaaaaaaaataatttaatttgatctgtttattttttttttttattttattgttttgaaacaaaagatattatcttTATTAAGGGGAGTGGGTGAGCTTAGCATCacaatgtgctagcaataatattgttcaaactcgcatttggcaacaattgaactcaaaacctatcatttacaaatgaagagggttattaaaaatattttatggcttgATGAATGGTGAAACcattttcaactattttatAAAGCTACTCTTAAtcatgacaatttttttatataaatataaaaatttgcaCCTTGCTAATAAAAAACGTGGGCTAACATTATAGTTTCTAGTCAATTTTACAAATTCATACAAAAATCGTTGTAAAGTCTATTTGCTTTCACCTTCACCGCatcttgaagttttgaaattcttgaagaatttatgttaaaaatcTTGTAGATGAGGTCCCTTTTTGGGAATGCTTTGTGCCCCCATTACAATTTTTGTCCAATTTTTCGACTTAaatattcaattaaaaatacatttatgatTCATTAAATGGTAAAATCGCTTTtaaatgccttataaagttaCTCTTAAGCATGATgaaaaatatttcctaaaaataaaaaaaattgcatttttttctCCAAACAAATGTGGCTAACCATCACGGTTTCTAGGtgattttgcaaatttgtacaAAAATCATTATAAAATCTATATGCTTTCACCTTCACTACACCATGAGGTTTTGAAAATTCACGTAAGACTTTTTGTCGATATTCTTGTAAATGAAGTTCTATTTCGGCAATAATTTTGGGCCCCACTActatttttgttgatttatttttcagttttcggcttaaatattcaatttaaaatatatttgtggctcaataaatggtaaaacAGATTTCAATTGCCTTATAAAGTTACTCTTAAtcgttttgcaaattcgtagataaatcatcgttcaaactatttattttcactctCGCCTCAccatgaagttttgaaaattaaagtaagactttccgttgatATTCTTGAGGGTCGAACCCTATTTGAATAATGTTTTGAgtctcactactatatttttcacttatttttttagttgtcggcttaaatattctactaaatatacattttttgctcaataaatcatgaaaccgattacaaatgccttataaagtttttcttaatgctcacggaaaatattttgcaaaaataaaaaaaaaattgcatttttgacaaataaACGTGGGTGTAAATTATCgttgatactatttattttcaccctCGGCTcattgtgaagttttgaaaattaaaggaagactctctattgatattcttgagggtggaaccctatttaaatatgttttggacctcactactatatttttcacttattttttttagttttcggcttaaatattcaactaaatatacatttgtggctcaataaatcgtaaatctgCTTCCAAATGCGTTagaaagttttccttaatgcttaaGGGAATATTTCGCGGAAATTTGTGCATGAATCATCGTTCAATCTGTTTATTTTCACATTCGCTTCaccgtgaagttttgaaaattaaagtaagacttcattgatattcttgagAGTGGGACCCCATTTTACGAATGTTTTGGACCTCATTAGTATATATTTcacttattttatttaatattctactaaatatacatttgttgctcaataaatcgtaaatgcGCTTCCAAatgtttttttaaagttttcattgatgcttatggaaaatatttcatgaaaataaaaattttgcatctttgacaaaaaaaaacgtGAGCTAACACTCACAGTTTTTAGTTGGTTTTTTAAATTCGTACAGAAAttatcgttcaatctattttatTTCACATTCGTCTCACactgaagttttgaaaattaaagtaagaTTTTCCGTTGATATTCCTGATGGTGGAACCCATTTGAACAAAGTTTGGGCCTCCCTagtatatttttcacttattttttagttttcagcttaaatattctaccAAATATAAATTTGTTGCTTAATAAATTGTACATTTATTGCTCAATAAACCGTAAAACCGCttcaaatgccttataaagtttCCCCTAGTACTCACGGAtaaaaaagattgaatttttaACCATAAAAATAGGTGTTAGGAAGGTTTGACGAGCAAGCGAAGCAGGATCCGTCACTTAAATTGAGGACAGCTCGGCACATGAAAAATGCGGCCGACGCACAGAAAAATAGGACATAAATCTAAATCTAAAGGTATTTGAATCTAAATAAAATTAacgtaggaagaaaaaaaaaacttcaatgaaaaaagaaaaaaccaaaaaataaataaaatagaaaatgatacgattgGTACTTTGTTACCGATGATCCACCAGATCCGACGCTAGTGAGATAGcgacgatatatatatatatatatatatatatatatatatatctatctatctatctatctatctatctatctataggctaacaataatatggttcaaattcgtttttggtaagaatcgaacttaagacatctcacttacaagtctagaggaataccactaaactgtaGTTCTAAGTGGTgctaatgtttcttttatttctcttatcataccaacaaactatcatattcatattcttcaaaatataattttccgtgcaaaatttattataattcatgtttaaacacttgtaatcaacgatttaaaacttaaatttaaagatatttgaatttaacaGTGGTTACTCAAATAAAATGACGTATGAAGaaaaaattcaaaggaaaaaacaaaaaggcataaaataaataaataaattagaataaggAAATATCGATACCACGTTGCTGATCTTCGCCCAATCGTACTTAAATCATCGtttaatctatttattttcaccttcgtctcaccgtgaaattttgaaaattaaggtaagactttccatTAAGATTCTTAAGGGTAGAGaacccatttgacaatgttttgggcctcactattatatcttaatttttttagttttcatcttaaatattctactaaatatacatttgctcctcaataaatcgtaaatccgcttccaaatgccttataaagttttccttaatgcccACGAAATatattttgagaaaataaaaaatttgcatttttgacaaaaaaatgttGGTTAACATTTACAGTTTTTAGTCAATTTTGtaaattcatacataaatcatcgttgaatctatttattttcacattcgcCTCATAGTgaagatttgaaaattaaggtaagccTTTTCGttgatattcttgagggtggaaccccattttaacaatgttttgggccttacTAGTATATTGGCTTCGCttgttttttcagttttcagcttaaatattctactaaatatacatttgttgctccaTAAATCATACAAccacttccaaatgccttataaagttttccttaatggtTAGGGAAATTATTtcacgaaaataaaaaatttgcatttttcacaaaaaacgtgggttaacacaCGGGTTTTAGTAGGTTTTgcaaattcatacataaatcatcgttcaaattatttattttcaccttcgtctcaccgtgaagttttgaaaatttaagtaagactttccgttgatATTATTGAGGGTGtaaccccattttaacaatgttttgggcctcactatcatatttttcacttatttttataacattcggcttaaatattatactaaatatacatttattcTTCAATAAACAGTAAAACTGTTTCCAAATGCCTTGTAAAATTTTCTgtaatgctcatggaaaatatttcgcgaaaataaaaaatttgcattttcccCAAAACAACGTGGGTtgaaactatttattttcaccttcgcctaaatcgtcgttcaaactattcgtacataaatcgtaCATAAATTCGTACATAAAACGTGGGTtgaaactatttattttcatctttGCCTAAATCATAGTTTTTAGTcgatttttacaaattcgtacataaattgtcgttcaaactatttattttcaccttcgcctaatCATGAAGgttgaaaattatagtagtaCTTCTTGTTATATTcctgagggtggaaccccattttaacaatgttttaggACTCGCTACTATATTTttgacttatttttttagttttcgacttaaatagtctactaaatatccatttgttgctcaataaattgtaaatatgctttcaaatgccttataaaagtTTCCTTAATGCTCTTGCAAAATttttcgagaaaaaaaaaatttggatttttgacaaaaaacatgTGTTAACATTCATTgtttttggtcaattttttacaaattcgtacataaatcgtcattcaaactatttatttttacattcacCTCACCGTGATGTTTAAAAATTATAGTAATTCTTTTTGTtgtattcttgagggtggaacccaattttaacaatgttgtgggtctcacaaatatatttttcacttatttttttagttttcgacacAAAtaatctactaaatatacatttgttgctcaataaatcataaatccgcttccaaatgccttataaattttccttaatgctcatggaaaatgttttgtgaaaataaaaaatttgccattttgactaaaaacaTGGGTGTTAGACTCACGattttttgtcagtttttacaaattcgtacataaattgttgttcaaattatttattttcacctttgcctcaccattaagtttgaaaattaaagtaatactttcTATTAacattcttgagggtggaaccttattttaacaatgttttgggcctcacaactatatttttcacttatttttttacgtttttgacttaaatactctactaaatatacatttgttgctcaataaatcgtaaatccgcttccaaaggccttataaaattttccttaatgctcacagaaaatatttagcgaaaacaaaaaatttgcatttttaacaaaaaacgtGGGTAAACACCGATTGGTTTTagtcagtttttacaaattcgtacataaatcattgtacaaactatttatttttaccttcacctcaccgtgaaatttgaaaattatagtaatactttacgttatattcttgagggtggaacacaattttaacaatgttttgggcctcactactatatttttccttgttttttttgttttcgatttaaatagtctactaaatatacatttgttgctcaataaatcgtaaatccgcttccaaatgccttataaaattttctttaatggtcattgaaaatatttcactaaaataaaaatattgcaattttgataaaaaatggTTTTTAGTCAGTTTCTACAACTTCGAACATAAATCGTTGTTAAcctttcaccttcacctcaccaagaagtttgaagattatagtaatactttttgttatattcttgagggttgaacgtcattttaacaatgttttgggcctccctactatatttttcatttatttttttagttttcaacttaaataatctactaaatatacatttgttgctcaataaattgtaaacttgctttcaaataaataaatgaaatagaaaatgatATGATCAGTACTTCGGTACCAATTGTCCTCAATAAGTGTCGCTAGCGTGTTAGCGACAGTTTCAAAAATAATCGCTATCTTcataccgaacccctcttttcaatttttttctttttagttttttagtttttgttttgcttatgtttattttagttctcttaccataacaacaaactatcaaactcatattcttcaaaatatattttttcatgaaaaatctattatcatacatatttaaacatttgcaatcaacgatttaaaacctaaatttaaagatatttgaatttaatagtggttactcaaataaagtaatgtacgaagaaaaaactcaaaggaataagaaaaaagcagaaaataaataaaaaaaatggaattgggaAAGATCGATACCACGTTACCGATCCTCGTCCAGTCGTAtttaaatcatcgttcaatctatttattttcacctttgcctcaccgtgaagttttgaaaattaaggtaagactttctgTTAAAATTCTTAAGGGTAGAACCCTAATTTTGGGTCtgactactatatttttcacttatttttttagttttcagcttaaatattctactagatatacatttgttgctcaatacaTCATAAATCCACTTCCACATGCCTTACAAAGTTTTCCATTATGCTCATGGAAAATGTTtcacgaaaataaaaaatttgcatttttgataGAAAATGTGGGTTCACACTCACATTTTTAGTccgttttacaaattcgtacataaatcgtcgtCTAATCTATTCATTTTCACCTTCATCTCATCGTGAAGTATTGAAAATTAAGGTTAGACATTCCattgatattcttgagggtggaacccaattttaacaatgttttgggtgacacaccccaactcggaatgtccacttggactctgaatcgagttgtgctggccgacgCCAGAAAGACGACGAAGCCATATAGTGTTGTGAtgtggaaaatataaataaatttaaacctaaaagtgcctaaatgcaagagtgcgcatgtgagcgggaatgaacccatttcacacgttaTGTTAGAGCATACGTAAAGTATAATAAAGTAGAATGAGAATTCTACCATCGAAGGTAAACTCCTAAACCAAGATTTGTCATGAATCCTCGTCAACACGAAAGCTCAGccactaaaacctggaagggcgaaaaacaagggtaaatgggcctaaaaataaagcttgtaaaaccttttcgaaaatgTAATAACCCtttgccgtaaaacaagtatatttttcaaatatatatactacataTACTATGCAAACGTTTATCATAAATAGTAATATCACCATAATCCAACAATTCACGATATTCAGCATACAAAATGCATGACCATCGGTAATCACCATAACTTGAATGAACGAACATATAATATTGggtgctcatcgacatatgctgacacacgagttcatgcagaggtattttgacatgaataggattgggtgtaataatgatttacacTTTAGTATtataatcacgtgaagactggcgctaagCGTGTCACATGCGAGTCCTAATTGCCCATAGCAGTCTAGGACATGACCGgtacctacaatggatccaaagtgagggTACgatgcgatgtgaacatacacgtgaagcctGGCCCTAGCTCGGACGAGTACAAACACCAGTGTAGCACACAATGAGCAGATAATGTAATTATAATCGTATAATGGTAAATCGataattcaataattctagtcaatGCTACTATTCATGACCGTAAATCCAATTAAGGCATCAATAATAATATGTGTACTTGTGCATCCCATAAACGTAGCATAATTCCATAAATTCTGTTAATacgctaattcttataaacgTTATTTTAATCTAAGTGTAATGTGGAAAATTCTTTATCAAacatataaatggaaactaaataaatatataatatttaaaaagcAAAGCTCCACTCGCAAATCATGTCGTTGGGTCGAACCTGCCTCGTGGGCTACGAAGATTATGCCTTGTAAATTTTTTCCTAATGCTCAAGGAAATTATtttgcgaaaataaaaaatttgtatttttcccaaaaaaacgtgggttaacattcacggtttttagtcggttttgcaaattcgtatataaatcatcgttcaaattatttatttcatcttcgcctcaccgtgaagttttgaaaatttaagtAAGACTTTCCTTTGATATTTTTGAGGCTGtaaccccattttaacaatgttttgggcttcactactatatttttcacttattttcatagCATTTGGAttaaatattatactaaatatacatttattcTTCAATAAACCgtaaaactgcttccaaatgGCTTGTAAttagtcggttttgcaaattcgtatataaatcatcatttgaaattctttattttcaccttcgcctcaccaTGAAGTTTTGAATATTAAAGTAAGAGTTTCCGTTGATATTCTTGAAGGTGTAACCCCATTTTAACATTGTTTTGGGcgtcactactatatttttcacttatttttttagccTTAAGCTTAAAttttctactaaatatacatttgttaaatattctactaaatatacatttgttgctcaataagtCATACAAccacttccaaatgccttataaaattttccttaatggtTAGGGAAATTATttcgcgaaaataaaaaatttgtatttttcccaaaaaacgtgggttaacactcacggtttttagtaggttttgcaaattcctaaataaatcatcgttcaaattatatattttcaccttcgcctcaccgtgaagttttgaaaattacagTAGGACTTTCTGTTGATATTTTTGAGGGTGTAACCCctttttaacaatatttttgacctcgctactatatttttcacttaagcatttggcttaaatattatactaaatatatatttattcttCAATAAACCGAAAaccgcttccaaatgccttgtAAAGTTTTCCCTATTGCTCAAGTAAAATTTTCGCCAAAATTAAAAAGTTGTATTTTTCTCATCATGGTTTATAGTTGGATTTGATTGTACAATGCTTTTACCTTCACCACACAATGAggttttgaaaaaccatgtaaGACTTCCTATTAATATTCTTGTAGATAGAGTCCCGTTTCGATAATGTTTTAGACCCTTCtataatatttgtttatttattgtttagttttcgatattctattaaaaatatatttgtagCTCAATAAATGATAAACCGCTTTCAATTGCCTTTTATTATTACCCCTGATCATTATGCAAAAtatttaagaaagaaaaattctGTTGAAGGAGACAAGTGACCGTTGCATTACATGATTCCATAGCCGCTATAAAGATCTCTCTTCCGAATCTTTCAGACATTGACACGTGGAATTACATACTTGCCTCATATTTTCTCTTTCTCATTCTCAAAGTGCAGTAGTTTTCTCACTTTTTATTACCTTTAAAGAGttgttaaaaaatatttgatttgagcTGTTTATTTACAGATGATATTAGCTTTAATAAGTATATAAATATTGTACTCACTCCATTACAAGAAGGTATGAGAAATTATACGCATTAATGTGTCTTGGACAGACGGATAACGCAACACGAGCAATTATACCCATTAATCTGTCAAAAAGTAGGCACCTGTGTAAGAACAGTCATCTACAAATAATACGCAAAACAACACTTTTGAAGGGGCAAACTCCAAATCATACATAATAATATCAGCAAATACTCATCGGTTGCACAACCTGGCGATTTTGAATATACATTGGAATGGGTTTACATGTCTGAATGTCAAAGCAAGTCCAGGAGTCCCGGGACTTTGGACGCACAAATGACCACTCTTCAGCTCGTCGTCAATTTGAATTGACCAGCCCCAAGAATCCTAATAAACCTACAGAAACACAATGAATAAACAATTACTTGAGGACTTGCCTTGCCAAGTAAGCTGGTAAAACATCAAAATGTACAAGTATAGACCTCAACTATTAGAATGACGAGGTGCCCACTGAAGAGTATCCAGCAGCTCTCATCTCTTTCAGCGTGCTAGCTAACCAATCCAAGCCCTCGTAAAGGCCATCGCCTCGAAGGGCACAAGTCCCTTGTATGTGCCATTTTCTGTTCTTGAGATCAAATAGGCCTAGTCCTTCACACACTTCCATTGGTGACATAGCTCCTTTCTGGAtacaaaatgacaaataaatacatcgcaaaaagttgacaaggaACCAGCGTTTCAAAATCATGTGTATGCTGGCTGAATGGCATGAATAAAACTTGCCCACAAGAAATAAGGACATGAGCTCTGCTAGGAGATCAGTAAGTAAATTACTTTCATTATTGTTGGTATGTAAGGTGAATTACAAAAGTGAAGTGTTATCGCCTATGAGCCTTGGTTCAAATTGCACGAGTGACATGGAATGAAGGGGTAGGTCTTGGGTTCAGTTCCCCTTGTAACCAAAAGTTTGGCCATCTCCAAAAAGCAATGAAAAGGACTCGACAGTGCTTGGAACGGATGTAAATACTGAAAAAAGACAGCAATCAGCAGCCCAGTACCGCAACATCTGACATCTAACTATAACCATTTagtaaattgtaattttaaCACTCTGATTTGAGACCTAATTGCTTGAGAGTAACATCCCATGCAGCAAATAACTGTCAAAAATAGAATACTGAAAAAAGACAATAATACCCTGTGCCATCCTCTAACTTGGAGATAAATAAGTCAGACACCCCTAGAACTTATGTGGGCAATCACCTTGCACATTCTTATGTTGGTTGAAATCATGAACTTCACAATTATCAAGCAATATGCAGATCAGAAACTAATACTACAACATACCATATCCTGTTTATTAGCAAACACCAAGATGACACTGCTGAGCATAAAAGGATCACTGATGATGGCCTGAAAAGAATAAAGATAGATAAGTGAGAAACAACTACGCACACTTGTATTTAAACTGTATGCATTGCTGAGCATACAACCTGAAATTCCGCCTTTGCTCTTCCAATTCTCTCTCTGTCCAAGGAATCAACAACGTAAATCTACATATGGAAAATAAAACATGTTAAGGATATCTAGAAGCTTCTATTTATTGAACTATTACAAAGCTGAGAAAGGTGAACTGGGAAGTGAGACAAGTATTAGTAACTTGAAAAGAAAGGGACAACTGACTAGCAATATTCAAGAACCATTATTATCCAGAAGAAGAAGACCAGAGAAAGTTTCAATTACCAGCCCGTCCGTGTTATTAAAGTAATGCCTCCAGAGTGGCCTTAGTTTCTCTTGTCCACCGACATCCCAAACGGTGAACATCACATTCTTATACTGAATTTTCTCCACATTG contains the following coding sequences:
- the LOC137734005 gene encoding uncharacterized protein isoform X2 yields the protein MLGLDAAGKTTILYKLHIGEVLSTVPTIGFNVEKIQYKNVMFTVWDVGGQEKLRPLWRHYFNNTDGLIYVVDSLDRERIGRAKAEFQAIISDPFMLSSVILVFANKQDMKGAMSPMEVCEGLGLFDLKNRKWHIQGTCALRGDGLYEGLDWLASTLKEMRAAGYSSVGTSSF
- the LOC137734005 gene encoding uncharacterized protein isoform X1 — protein: MGQAFRKLFDTFFGNTEMRVVMLGLDAAGKTTILYKLHIGEVLSTVPTIGFNVEKIQYKNVMFTVWDVGGQEKLRPLWRHYFNNTDGLIYVVDSLDRERIGRAKAEFQAIISDPFMLSSVILVFANKQDMKGAMSPMEVCEGLGLFDLKNRKWHIQGTCALRGDGLYEGLDWLASTLKEMRAAGYSSVGTSSF